The following are from one region of the Silene latifolia isolate original U9 population chromosome 9, ASM4854445v1, whole genome shotgun sequence genome:
- the LOC141601713 gene encoding uncharacterized protein LOC141601713, which translates to MGVLQNVEEEEVSEDEVLEYEAEEGPGSDKEIPEPVLRLSSADVEEEVNFWSSAVFCYILGAKPPASVISGFVKRVWQSYGVDRISFLPNGIFLVRFKTKEKQMEVVNTGHLMFDNKPVIVKEWKPETELIKHDVKSIPIWVKLHGLDIKFWGTGCLSKIGGLVGKFLRCDEATSRRAFLGFARLLVEVQIGQDFPTEIEFLDELGKFQKIRVAYDWLPLTCEKCKGMGHSTDQCRKEGGQKPTKTWRPKPKPQQAAAGPRKQQTPVSKPVAQAKSPGISWSHLNLLSL; encoded by the exons atgggggtgttacaaaatg TGGAGGAAGAGGAAGTTTCAGAAGATGAGGTACTGGAATATGAAGCTGAGGAAGGTCCTGGATCTGATAAAGAGATACCGGAGCCAGTACTTCGACTGTCATCAGCTGATGTTGAGGAGGAGGTAAATTTCTGGTCCTCTGCTGTCTTTTGTTACATCTTAGGGGCGAAACCTCCTGCGAGTGTTATTTCTGGGTTTGTGAAAAGGGTATGGCAATCTTATGGGGTTGATCGTATTTCCTTTTTACCGAATGGGATTTTTCTGGTTCGTTTCAAGACGAAGGAAAAGCAGATGGAAGTTGTGAACACTGGACACTTaatgtttgataataaacctgtCATCGTTAAGGAGTGGAAACCAGAGACGGAATTGATTAAACATGATGTAAAATCGATTCCAATCTGGGTAAAACTTCATGGGCTTGATATCAAATTCTGGGGGACGGGTTGTTTGTCAAAAATTGGTGGACTTGTTGGCAAATTCTTAAGGTGTGATGAGGCGACATCTCGTAGAGCTTTTTTAGGGTTTGCGAGATTGTTGGTTGAAGTTCAAATTGGGCAGGATTTTCCAACTGAAATCGAATTTTTGGATGAACTGGGCAAGTTTCAGAAGATAAGGGTGGCTTATGATTGGTTACCTTTAACTTGTGAGAAGTGTAAAGGTATGGGGCATTCTACTGACCAGTGCAGGAAGGAGGGGGGTCAGAAACCAACGAAGACTTGGCGACCTAAACCTAAACCTCAACAAGCTGCAGCTGGTCCTAGGAAGCAGCAGACTCCAGTCTCAAAACCGGTTGCTCAGGCCAAGTCTCCAGGGATCAGTTGGTCACACCTGAACCTTCTGTCTCTGTAG